In one window of Balaenoptera musculus isolate JJ_BM4_2016_0621 chromosome 10, mBalMus1.pri.v3, whole genome shotgun sequence DNA:
- the KRT7 gene encoding keratin, type II cytoskeletal 7 isoform X1 produces MSIHFSSQVFSSRSSAFPGRGTQMRLNSVRPGGFGGSSISLYGLGASRPRVAARSSYGGPAGAGIREVTINQSLLTPLQVNIDPSIQQVRQEEREQIKTLNNKFASFIDKVQFLEQQNKLLETKWALLQEQKSTQSSCLLGIFEAQIAGLRKQLEVLQLDGGRLEVELRNTQDVVEDFKNKYEGEINRRTAAENEFVVLKKDVDVAYMSKVELEAKVDALNDEISFLRTLYEEELKELQSEVSDTSVVLSMDNSRSLDLDGIIAEVKAQYEEIANRSRAEAEAWYQTKFETLQAQAGKHGDDLRNTRNEIAELNRAVQRLQAEIDSIKKQRAKLEAAIAEAEERGELAVKDARAKQEELEAALQRAKQDMARQLRDYQELMSTKLALDIEIATYRKLLEGEESRMTGAGVGAVNISVVSSTGGAGSRLTFGGTMGSNALRFSSGGGPGAPKAYSIRTTSTPGRSTRN; encoded by the exons ATGTCCATCCACTTCAGCTCCCAGGTCTTCAGCTCGCGCTCCTCCGCCTTCCCGGGGCGAGGCACCCAGATGCGCCTGAACTCGGTGCGCCCGGGCGGCTTCGGCGGCAGCAGCATCAGCCTCTACGGCCTTGGCGCATCGCGGCCGCGCGTGGCAGCGCGCTCATCCTACGGGGGCCCAGCGGGCGCCGGCATCCGCGAGGTCACCATCAACCAGAGCCTGCTGACCCCGCTGCAGGTGAACATCGACCCCTCCATCCAGCAGGTGCGCCAGGAGGAGCGCGAGCAGATCAAGACCCTGAACAACAAGTTCGCCTCCTTCATCGACAAG GTGCAGTTTCTGGAGCAGCAGAACAAACTGCTGGAGACCAAGTGGGCACTGCTGCAGGAGCAGAAGTCGACCCAGAGCAGCTGCCTCCTGGGCATCTTTGAGGCCCAGATTGCTGGCCTGCGGAAGCAGCTCGAGGTCCTGCAGCTGGACGGGGGCCGCCTGGAGGTGGAGCTTCGGAACACGCAGGACGTCGTGGAAGACTTCAAGAACAA GTACGAAGGCGAAATTAACCGTCGCACGGCTGCTGAGAATGAGTTTGTAGTGCTGAAGAAG GATGTGGATGTTGCCTACATGAGCAAGGTGGAGTTGGAGGCCAAGGTGGACGCCCTGAATGATGAGATCAGCTTCCTCAGGACCCTCTATGAGGAG GAGTTGAAAGAGCTGCAGTCCGAGGTCTCAGACACGTCTGTGGTCCTGTCCATGGACAACAGCCGCTCCCTGGACCTGGACGGCATCATCGCCGAGGTCAAGGCCCAGTACGAGGAGATCGCCAATCGCAGCCGGGCCGAGGCCGAGGCCTGGTACCAGACCAAG TTTGAGACCCTCCAGGCCCAGGCTGGGAAACACGGGGACGACCTCCGGAATACCCGGAATGAGATTGCGGAGCTGAACCGGGCCGTCCAGAGGCTGCAGGCTGAGATCGACAGCATCAAGAAGCAG CGTGCCAAGTTGGAGGCTGCCATCGCCGAGGCCGAGGAGCGTGGGGAGCTGGCCGTCAAGGATGCACGTGCCAagcaggaggagctggaggccGCCCTGCAGCGAGCCAAGCAGGACATGGCCCGGCAGCTCCGGGACTACCAGGAGCTCATGAGCACCAAACTGGCCCTGGACATCGAGATCGCCACCTACAGGAAGCTGCTGGAGGGCGAGGAGAGCCG GATGACCGGAGCTGGAGTGGGAGCCGTGAACATCT cTGTGGTCAGTTCCACGGGCGGTGCTGGCAGCCGGCTGACCTTCGGGGGAACCATGGGCAGCAATGCCCTGAGATTCTCCAGTGGTGGAGGGCCTGGGGCCCCCAAGGCCTATTCCATTAGGACCACATCCACCCCCGGCAGGAGCACCCGCAACTGA
- the KRT7 gene encoding keratin, type II cytoskeletal 7 isoform X2, which translates to MSIHFSSQVFSSRSSAFPGRGTQMRLNSVRPGGFGGSSISLYGLGASRPRVAARSSYGGPAGAGIREVTINQSLLTPLQVNIDPSIQQVRQEEREQIKTLNNKFASFIDKVQFLEQQNKLLETKWALLQEQKSTQSSCLLGIFEAQIAGLRKQLEVLQLDGGRLEVELRNTQDVVEDFKNKYEGEINRRTAAENEFVVLKKDVDVAYMSKVELEAKVDALNDEISFLRTLYEEELKELQSEVSDTSVVLSMDNSRSLDLDGIIAEVKAQYEEIANRSRAEAEAWYQTKFETLQAQAGKHGDDLRNTRNEIAELNRAVQRLQAEIDSIKKQRAKLEAAIAEAEERGELAVKDARAKQEELEAALQRAKQDMARQLRDYQELMSTKLALDIEIATYRKLLEGEESRALRVGSAGRVQMMLASLPLMR; encoded by the exons ATGTCCATCCACTTCAGCTCCCAGGTCTTCAGCTCGCGCTCCTCCGCCTTCCCGGGGCGAGGCACCCAGATGCGCCTGAACTCGGTGCGCCCGGGCGGCTTCGGCGGCAGCAGCATCAGCCTCTACGGCCTTGGCGCATCGCGGCCGCGCGTGGCAGCGCGCTCATCCTACGGGGGCCCAGCGGGCGCCGGCATCCGCGAGGTCACCATCAACCAGAGCCTGCTGACCCCGCTGCAGGTGAACATCGACCCCTCCATCCAGCAGGTGCGCCAGGAGGAGCGCGAGCAGATCAAGACCCTGAACAACAAGTTCGCCTCCTTCATCGACAAG GTGCAGTTTCTGGAGCAGCAGAACAAACTGCTGGAGACCAAGTGGGCACTGCTGCAGGAGCAGAAGTCGACCCAGAGCAGCTGCCTCCTGGGCATCTTTGAGGCCCAGATTGCTGGCCTGCGGAAGCAGCTCGAGGTCCTGCAGCTGGACGGGGGCCGCCTGGAGGTGGAGCTTCGGAACACGCAGGACGTCGTGGAAGACTTCAAGAACAA GTACGAAGGCGAAATTAACCGTCGCACGGCTGCTGAGAATGAGTTTGTAGTGCTGAAGAAG GATGTGGATGTTGCCTACATGAGCAAGGTGGAGTTGGAGGCCAAGGTGGACGCCCTGAATGATGAGATCAGCTTCCTCAGGACCCTCTATGAGGAG GAGTTGAAAGAGCTGCAGTCCGAGGTCTCAGACACGTCTGTGGTCCTGTCCATGGACAACAGCCGCTCCCTGGACCTGGACGGCATCATCGCCGAGGTCAAGGCCCAGTACGAGGAGATCGCCAATCGCAGCCGGGCCGAGGCCGAGGCCTGGTACCAGACCAAG TTTGAGACCCTCCAGGCCCAGGCTGGGAAACACGGGGACGACCTCCGGAATACCCGGAATGAGATTGCGGAGCTGAACCGGGCCGTCCAGAGGCTGCAGGCTGAGATCGACAGCATCAAGAAGCAG CGTGCCAAGTTGGAGGCTGCCATCGCCGAGGCCGAGGAGCGTGGGGAGCTGGCCGTCAAGGATGCACGTGCCAagcaggaggagctggaggccGCCCTGCAGCGAGCCAAGCAGGACATGGCCCGGCAGCTCCGGGACTACCAGGAGCTCATGAGCACCAAACTGGCCCTGGACATCGAGATCGCCACCTACAGGAAGCTGCTGGAGGGCGAGGAGAGCCG GGCACTGCGTGTGGGAAGTGCAGGGAGGGTACAGATGATGCTTGCTTCTTTGCCCTTGATGAGATGA
- the LOC118902770 gene encoding keratin, type II microfibrillar, component 7C-like: MCEAPTLALKQEEQWVTWYEEEVALRATAENEFVAPKKDVDCGYLQKSDLEAKAETLTQIDFLQQLFKEELQVLHAHISGTSVIVRMDNSRDLNVDCIVAEIKAQHDDMASRSRAEAESWYLSKCEEIKATVIRHGETLRRTKEEINELNRMIQRLTAEVENAKCQNSKLEAAVAEAEQQGEAALNDTKCKLAGLEEALQKAKQDMACLLKEFQEVMNSKLGLDIEIATCRRLLEGEEQSLFKGIGAVNVCVSSSRGGVVCGDLCVSGSQPVTGSICSAHCSGNLGVSTGVCSPCGQSSGGSHLVRFAWCLLLCKYTAPRANRPCLRWRVPELGKPLGLRRKGCRNQPA; encoded by the exons ATGTGCGAGGCACCAACCCTGGCCCTGAAACAGGAAGAGCAGTGGGTGACATG GTATGAAGAGGAAGTGGCACTAAGGGCCACCGCTGAGAATGAATTTGTGGCCCCGAAGAAG GATGTGGACTGCGGCTACCTGCAAAAGTCAGACCTGGAGGCCAAGGCGGAGACCCTGACCCAGATCGACTTCCTGCAGCAGCTGTTTAAAGAG GAGCTCCAAGTCCTCCACGCCCACATCTCAGGCACCTCAGTCATCGTCAGGATGGACAACAGCCGGGACCTGAACGTGGACTGCATTGTCGCCGAGATCAAGGCTCAGCACGATGACATGGCCAGCCGCAGCCGGGCTGAGGCTGAGTCCTGGTACCTCAGCA AATGCGAGGAGATCAAGGCCACGGTGATCCGGCATGGGGAGACCCTGCGCCGCACCAAGGAGGAGATCAACGAGCTGAACCGCATGATCCAGAGGCTGACGGCTGAGGTTGAGAATGCCAAGTGCCAG aACTCCAAGCTGGAGGCCGCCGTGGCCGAGGCGGAGCAGCAGGGCGAGGCGGCCCTCAATGACACCAAGTGCAAGCTGGCCGGGCTGGAGGAGGCCCTGCAGAAGGCCAAGCAGGACATGGCCTGCCTGCTCAAGGAGTTCCAGGAGGTGATGAACTCCAAGCTGGGCCTGGACATCGAGATCGCCACCTGCAGGCGCCTGCTGGAGGGCGAGGAGCAGAG TTTGTTTAAGGGCATTGGTGCTGTAAATGTCT GTGTCAGCAGCTCCCGGGGCGGGGTCGTCTGCGGGGACCTCTGCGTGTCGGGCTCCCAGCCGGTGACGGGCAGCATCTGCAGTGCCCACTGCAGCGGGAACCTGGGGGTGAGCACCGGCGTGTGCTCACCCTGCGGCCAAAGCAGTGGCGGCAGCCACCTGGTGCGGTTTGCTTGGTgccttctgctttgtaaatacaCCGCTCCGCGAGCCAACCGTCCCTGCCTCCGGTGGCGGGTCCCAGAGCTCGGAAAGCCCCTGGGCTTGCGGCGGAAGGGCTGCAGGAACCAGCCGGCCTGA